In Bos javanicus breed banteng chromosome 2, ARS-OSU_banteng_1.0, whole genome shotgun sequence, the following proteins share a genomic window:
- the NOP58 gene encoding nucleolar protein 58 isoform X3, which produces MEGKINKQLKKVLKKIVKEAHEPLAVADAKLGGVIKEKLNLSCIHSPVVNELMRGIRSQMDGLIPGVEPREMTAMCLGLAHSLSRYRLKFSADKVDTMIVQAISLLDDLDKELNNYIMRCREWYGWHFPELGKIISDNLTYCKCLQKVGDRKNYASAQLSELLPEEVEAEVKAAAEISMGTEVSEEDICNILHLCTQVIEISEYRTQLYEYLQNRMMAIAPNVTVMVGELVGARLIAHAGSLLNLAKHAASTVQILGAEKALFRALKSRRDTPKYGLIYHASLVGQTSPKHKGKISRMLAAKTVLAIRYDAFGEDSSSAMGVENRAKLEARLRTLEDRGIRKISGTGKALAKAEKYEHKSEVKTYDPSGDSTLPTYSKKRKIEQVDKEDEVIEKKAKKAKVKIKVEEEVVEDVEDTEEEGVQVIEEQETSVKKKKKKDKKKHVKEEPLSEEEPCTSTAVASPEKKKKKKKKKVNED; this is translated from the exons ATGGAAGGCAAAATCAATAAGCAATTGAAGAAAGTTCTGAAGAAAATAGTTAAAGAAGCCCATGAACCCTTGGCTGTGGCTGATGCTAAACTAGGAGGGGTTATAAAG GAAAAACTGAATCTCAGTTGTATCCACAGTCCTGTTGTTAATGAACTTATGAGAGGAATCCGTTCACAGATGGATGGATTAATCCCTGGGGTAGAACCACGTGAAATGACAGCTATGTGTCTTGGGTTGGCACACAG CTTGTCCCGATACAGATTGAAATTTAGTGCTGATAAAGTGGACACCATGATTGTTCAGGCAATTT CCCTGTTAGATGACTTAGATAAAGAACTAAACAACTACATTATGCGGTGTAGAGAATGGTATGGCTGGCATTTCCCTGAGTTAGGAAAAATTATTTCGGATAATTTGACATACTGCAAGTGTTTACAGAAAGTTG GCGACAGAAAGAATTATGCCTCAGCTCAACTTTCTGAATTATTGCCAGAGGAGGTTGAAGCAGAAGTGAAAGCGGCTGCAGAGATATCTATGGGAACCGAAGTTTctgaagaagatatttgcaatatTCTGCACCTTTGCACTCAG GTGATTGAAATCTCTGAATATAGAACCCAGCTTTATGAATATCTGCAAAATCGAATGATGGCCATTGCACCCAATGTTACAGTCATGGTTGGGGAATTAGTTGGAGCACGGCTTATTGCTCATGCAG GTTCTCTTTTGAATTTGGCCAAACATGCAGCTTCTACAGTTCAGATTCTTGGAGCAGAAAAGGCACTCTTCAGAGCCCTCAAGTCTAGACGAGATACCCCTAAGTATGGTCTCATTTATCATGCTTCACTTGTAGGCCAGACGAGCCCCAAACACAAAGGAAAG ATTTCTCGGATGCTGGCAgccaagactgttttggctatccGGTATGATGCTTTTGGTGAGGATTCCAGTTCTGCAATGGGAGTTGAGAACAGAGCGAAACTAGAAGCCAGGTTGAGAACGTTGGAAGATAGAGGG ataAGGAAAATAAGTGGGACAGGAAAAGCGTtagcaaaagcagaaaaatatgaaCATAAAAG TGAAGTGAAGACTTACGATCCTTCTGGTGACTCCACATTACCAACCTATTCTAAAAAACGCAAGATTGAACAAGTAGACAAAGAGGATGAAGTTATTGAAAAGAAGGCCAAAAAGGCCAAGGTTAAAATTAAAG TTGAAGAAGAAGTAGTAGAAGATgtagaagacacagaagaagaaGGAGTACAAGTTATAGAAGAACAGGAAACATctgtgaagaagaagaagaaaaaggacaagAAGAAACACGTTAAGGAAGAACCACTTTCTGAAGAAGAG
- the NOP58 gene encoding nucleolar protein 58 isoform X2, which yields MKRSFKKLIVYGKNLKLQRKQIKSFTALMEGKINKQLKKVLKKIVKEAHEPLAVADAKLGGVIKEKLNLSCIHSPVVNELMRGIRSQMDGLIPGVEPREMTAMCLGLAHSLSRYRLKFSADKVDTMIVQAISLLDDLDKELNNYIMRCREWYGWHFPELGKIISDNLTYCKCLQKVGDRKNYASAQLSELLPEEVEAEVKAAAEISMGTEVSEEDICNILHLCTQVIEISEYRTQLYEYLQNRMMAIAPNVTVMVGELVGARLIAHAGSLLNLAKHAASTVQILGAEKALFRALKSRRDTPKYGLIYHASLVGQTSPKHKGKISRMLAAKTVLAIRYDAFGEDSSSAMGVENRAKLEARLRTLEDRGIRKISGTGKALAKAEKYEHKSEVKTYDPSGDSTLPTYSKKRKIEQVDKEDEVIEKKAKKAKVKIKVEEEVVEDVEDTEEEGVQVIEEQETSVKKKKKKDKKKHVKEEPLSEEEPCTSTAVASPEKKKKKKKKKVNED from the exons CATTCACAGCTCTAATGGAAGGCAAAATCAATAAGCAATTGAAGAAAGTTCTGAAGAAAATAGTTAAAGAAGCCCATGAACCCTTGGCTGTGGCTGATGCTAAACTAGGAGGGGTTATAAAG GAAAAACTGAATCTCAGTTGTATCCACAGTCCTGTTGTTAATGAACTTATGAGAGGAATCCGTTCACAGATGGATGGATTAATCCCTGGGGTAGAACCACGTGAAATGACAGCTATGTGTCTTGGGTTGGCACACAG CTTGTCCCGATACAGATTGAAATTTAGTGCTGATAAAGTGGACACCATGATTGTTCAGGCAATTT CCCTGTTAGATGACTTAGATAAAGAACTAAACAACTACATTATGCGGTGTAGAGAATGGTATGGCTGGCATTTCCCTGAGTTAGGAAAAATTATTTCGGATAATTTGACATACTGCAAGTGTTTACAGAAAGTTG GCGACAGAAAGAATTATGCCTCAGCTCAACTTTCTGAATTATTGCCAGAGGAGGTTGAAGCAGAAGTGAAAGCGGCTGCAGAGATATCTATGGGAACCGAAGTTTctgaagaagatatttgcaatatTCTGCACCTTTGCACTCAG GTGATTGAAATCTCTGAATATAGAACCCAGCTTTATGAATATCTGCAAAATCGAATGATGGCCATTGCACCCAATGTTACAGTCATGGTTGGGGAATTAGTTGGAGCACGGCTTATTGCTCATGCAG GTTCTCTTTTGAATTTGGCCAAACATGCAGCTTCTACAGTTCAGATTCTTGGAGCAGAAAAGGCACTCTTCAGAGCCCTCAAGTCTAGACGAGATACCCCTAAGTATGGTCTCATTTATCATGCTTCACTTGTAGGCCAGACGAGCCCCAAACACAAAGGAAAG ATTTCTCGGATGCTGGCAgccaagactgttttggctatccGGTATGATGCTTTTGGTGAGGATTCCAGTTCTGCAATGGGAGTTGAGAACAGAGCGAAACTAGAAGCCAGGTTGAGAACGTTGGAAGATAGAGGG ataAGGAAAATAAGTGGGACAGGAAAAGCGTtagcaaaagcagaaaaatatgaaCATAAAAG TGAAGTGAAGACTTACGATCCTTCTGGTGACTCCACATTACCAACCTATTCTAAAAAACGCAAGATTGAACAAGTAGACAAAGAGGATGAAGTTATTGAAAAGAAGGCCAAAAAGGCCAAGGTTAAAATTAAAG TTGAAGAAGAAGTAGTAGAAGATgtagaagacacagaagaagaaGGAGTACAAGTTATAGAAGAACAGGAAACATctgtgaagaagaagaagaaaaaggacaagAAGAAACACGTTAAGGAAGAACCACTTTCTGAAGAAGAG